CCATTGCGGCGAATGCGGGTGCTGGATCAAGACGCCGCACGATGTCTTCCTGGCCTGGTTCGGCGACGTGCTCGATATCCTGACGACCAACGGAATCGGCTACGCGCTATGGAACTTCCGAGGCCAGTTCGGCATCCTCGATTCCGGACGGGGAGACATCGAATACGAAGACTGGCACGGCCACAAGCTCGACCGCAGACTGCTCGACCTGCTCCGAGCGTATTAGCGGCGCATCGGATCAGTGGTCCTGGAATCTTCTCATCCAATCCGGCCAGTCGCTCGCAGCGACGCCACCGGCCCGGGTCCAGGGTCCCCGCGTGTCGAAGGTCTTGCTCCACTTGAGCGTCCACAGCTCTTTGAGCCCCACCTTCCGCACGGAGCCGTCGGCGAAGACGCAGCCGACGAAGCCACCGTGGCGATTGATGCAGCAGCGGGCCATGTCCTGATTCGTCCACGCCTCGAACTCGAACTGGGCCGGAGCCGTCGTAGCCTGAGGCCACAGGTCGAACCGCAACGCATCGACAAATAGCGGGACGTGGTTCGCATTCCGGACGGCGGTGAGCGTGCCCCAGAAGCTCTGGCTGCTGCTTGCATCGAGGGTCCGGCCCATCAGAAAGCCGTTCAAGCCGTAGCTGCCAGCCACCCCGTTCGGGCCGGCTTCGTACCCTTCGAAGGGATCGCGGAAGATCCCCCACGCGTTGAAGATGTTCAGCGTCGGCGCCCCCACGCCGTACTCGTCGATAATCGGCTTGGTCGCGGTCGGGCAGAACCATGTCTTGTTTTGCTTCCAGTCCCGCTGCGATTCGGGTAGCTGATAGACCCACCACCATGCATTGGCGCCGATGCCGCTCCAGAGCTTGCCGTCGTTGGCTTCGGCGTACATCGTGCTGACCAGCCCCCATTGCCGCAGATTGGCCATGCACCCGATCATCCGCGCCTGCTCCCGCACCCGCGCCAATGCCGGCATCAGGATCGACATGAGCAAGGCGATGATAGCGATCACCACCAGCAGCTCGATCAGCGTGAACCCTCGATCTCTTCGCATTGCAGAGCCCCACCAGCATATGGTCAAAAGACAGCCCCAAAGCCATGAGCCGCGTCAGAACCATCATACCCAATCCGATCCCCAAACGCAAGGCCCACGCGCGGTGCGGCCCGTTCCACCTCAGGGATCGTAGCCCAACCGACCCCAGCAGGCCTTCTGGACCTTTTCGAGATCCCAGTTGCCGGGTTGCGTGGTCAGGTCGCTGCCCCGCTGGGCCTCGGCCTCCTGCCAGGTCAACTGGGCCCACTTGACCGTGCGCGGATCGGTCCAGCTATAAAACTCGGCGTGCCCGTCCGCATGCGAGGCCACCGTCCCC
Above is a window of Anaerobaca lacustris DNA encoding:
- a CDS encoding type II secretion system protein, with protein sequence MRRDRGFTLIELLVVIAIIALLMSILMPALARVREQARMIGCMANLRQWGLVSTMYAEANDGKLWSGIGANAWWWVYQLPESQRDWKQNKTWFCPTATKPIIDEYGVGAPTLNIFNAWGIFRDPFEGYEAGPNGVAGSYGLNGFLMGRTLDASSSQSFWGTLTAVRNANHVPLFVDALRFDLWPQATTAPAQFEFEAWTNQDMARCCINRHGGFVGCVFADGSVRKVGLKELWTLKWSKTFDTRGPWTRAGGVAASDWPDWMRRFQDH